GAATTACGAGAAAAATACAGATGAAATCAACAGAAGACTCGCCATTACAAAGATAATAGACGAAGTGATAAATAAAGAGAGAAAAAAGGAGCTTGAGCTTTATAAGCTTTTTGCGACAAATGATGAATTTAAATTAGGGCTAATGGAAAACATTGAAAGGGCTTTGAACGCTAGAGTTTAAAATATAACGTATTTGTATTATATTTAGAAAATATTTACTATAATATTTAACTTTATATTGCGACTGTTGAACCACTGAGGTAATTTATCAATTATTATTTATGATAAACCATATCAAATATACCATATTTAAATGGTTAGTTTGTATCTATGTTTTGCTAAAATTTCTCTTAACTCTCGCATTTGCTCTTTTTTGTTTTTACTAATAGGGCAAGCATACTCTACGTGGCCACGCAACGTTACCGTTTTGGCCCCGCGAGAGGCTCGCAAGGAGAGCTTGCTGCTCCCTTGACCCACGCTTTAGTCCAGACCATATTTATTAAAGTAGCCGAGTTAAGTAGGCTATTTTAATAAATATTTAAGCTTACCGGCGCATCTCCGCAAGAACTCGGGATGGGCAGTCGATTAATTTTTTATTTATAAGTGCGCATGACAAGATAATAAAATTAGTTTGGCGGATCGTATTTAATTAAGCATAAAAAAAACCCCCCCCAAGAGCCTAGAAACCAAAAAGTATATTTATGCGGCGGCCAGTTTGGCGGGATACGCCTAGACTAATCCAGGCGTATCTGATTTTATAGTATTTTCTTTATCGGCATTTTTGACGGTACGGCGTACGCCAGTCATTTTTGCATGCTCGCACTCTTTTATAAATTTTCTACATCTTTTTTCAACTTCTCGTAGTCCATCTACAAAGAATCATATTTTACCCTCAAATTTTGCAATTCTTCTTCCGACCGTCTTAATCTTTCTTCTAAACGTGTCATTAAGTTGTCGTACATATCTTTTTGTTTTTGCAAAGCATTCGATAAGGCATCGTTGCAATCGTCGCTCAAATTCTTGACATACTGCGCTAACTCGGTTGCTTGTTGCCGCAAATTCGATAACTCCTTCTCGTATTTTTCTATCAAGGCCTTCTTCTGCGATTCGTGTTCGCTCCTTTCGCTCTTGATCATCTGCGTCAAATTCTCGTTTTCTCTGAACAATGCTTCTTCTAATGTCGTCATCTTCTACTCCGTTCTCATAGGTATGTAGTATTTGTCGTTTTGCTCGAAGATCTCCTTGCTCTGAGGGACCGATATATAGTACCGCATCCTTCCATCCGCTTCTGGCTCGGAATGTCTCCATGCTTGCGGTATCGTCCATACCTCCATTGTCTCCATCTTTTTCGTTTGCTCGTCTAAAATAACCTGCAGCTCCTTGATTGTATCCGATCTCGCTTTCTTGATTTGCGGCTCCAGTGCATAAGAGCGCATCTGATATCCCGCCGCTATTCCTATTATCAGTGCCGTCGTAGCTATGAGTGCTAATATCCATCTTTTGTTCTTGTTCTGGTTCGATATTATCTCTTGAAGGCGGGATTCCAAATTTTTGCCTATTGAATTTCTTTCGCTTTCTAATGAGCTCTTCAAGTTTTTGCCTATTCCCTTTAAGCTCCTCTTGTGGATTCCTATTATGGAACTCTCGAATTCTTCTGCTTGAGCTTTTGCTGAGCTCTCCAAGTCCTTGAGCGTCTGTGAAATTTGCATCGTATATTCCTCCTTTGAGACGATTTTTTGTTTTTTGATTAGGTAACATTACGGTTATGCTTTTCTTTGTCGATCTAGTTACTTCAATGCCGCTTTGGTTAAGAAGCTCTATCATGTGGTCTCTATTTTTGATGTAGCCCTCTCTTACTAGTTCGTGTAGCTTTTTATCAAGTTCTTCTAAATTTTGATAGTGCACGATGTTTTTCTTGTTACCCGATATAGTTTGCTCTCTTGCGGGATCATCAGGGCTAGAAAGGTTATACTCATCGTTAATTATTCTTTTGATCAGATCAATCCTATGCTGGTCGAATTTTGCCAAGTATGGATTAAATGATTTGCCTGTCGGCATGTCAATCTTTGGGATCAAGAAATTTAACTCAAGCCGACCGTTCTTGTCCGAATGTTCGACCCATAATCTGTTCGTTCTCTCTAGCATATAATCCTCAAGCAGTGCGTGCTCAAAATCTTTTATTATTTTTAGCTTTTGCTCCTCGGTTAAAAAATCGTGTTTCTCTTCAAATGATAGAACACCGAAACACGTTTTTTGACTAAAGCTAATTCCTTTTATTATAGCTCTGGTTAAATTTTCATCTCCCTTTATGACCCTAGCCGTTCCGGCCGCTTTTCTTCTTTCGTTTAAAAGGTAGTTTATGCTCCCAAGACCGCCGCCCGTATATGTAGGAAGAAATTTAACTAGCATCGTTACCTGCGTCTCTCTTTGCATAGCAAAAGTATAAAACCGAAAAACGATAAAATTTGCCGATAGGTTTCATTACTTGCCCAACATTTCGTAAATTTGACACAAGATAGCATTGGTGTCAGCGAGAACTCTAAGAGCGACTCGATCCAAACTTTTGCCGCTATTTAGCCTGGCGGCTATCTGGTTTAGGTTGTTTCCTTGTTTGGATAGCTCGGTCAAAAGCTCCCTTTCGATAGGAAGTCTAATTCGCCTGGACAGCATTGAACTTAGGGCAAATTTTGAAAAGGTCATCCCTGTTTCTTTTAGCTTCTTTTCGATAGCCGACCATTCGGCATCGGTTAGTCTTAGTTTTTTGATTATGTTTTTAGTAATTTCGCGTTTTTTGTTTTTCATATCTACTTTACATCTCATATAAAACTTTACTTTTGCGATCAAAACGCGCATACTTTTTTCTTTATTGATAATTTTATAAAATTCAAAAACGTAAAACAAGGGTTTTAGTAAGTTAGGAAACGGGTCGGGTAAAATTAACCTAGTTTTTAGGTTTTAAGAATGGGGTGTAGATAGCTGAATTTGAGAAGCTTGAGAGCAATCAAAGAGAGGAGCTAGCCTCGCATACAGTCTCTTAAAAATTTTTCGGCTTTAAGCCTTTGTATATCTTATTTTTACACTCGCTAGTCCTTGTCATACTCAACCATTTCAATCTTAGCTTTTAATATATCTGGGTTGATCGGCTTAGCGTAAGTGTTAAGTAAAATTTTGTACTGCTTTTCATGGCCTACTATCTGGGCTATAACGTTTGTCTCAACCTCTCGCTGCACTAAGTAATCTATAAAATAGTGCCTAAACGAATAAAAAGTTTTTTCTTTATCCTTACAAATACGTTTGCGCTGAATTTGGTTTCTAAAAATTTCAGAAAAGATTTTATTATTTACGCCAAATATCGTCTTGCCGTTTTTTCTAGTATCAATAAATTCTATTAAGCCAAGCTCAAGCAGCTTGGAATGAATAGGCACCACCCTTATAGAATTAGTATTTTTAGTGGTTTTACCCTCTTCTCTGTTTATATTAAAGCAAAGTATTCCGTTACGCTTTACTATATCTTTGTATCTTAGCTGAGTTATTTCGTTTATCCTCATCCCGCTATATGCTGCTATCATCGTAATATAATAAAGATCGTTAGCGTTTATTCGCTTGCTTGGAGATCTATTGGTATTTTTAAAATCTTGAACTATCTTAAAGATAGTTTGCGCTTCTTCTTTACTGTAAGGCAATACCTTACGATCCGTAGGGTCTATTTCTATTTTTACGTTAATATTATTCGTAATGCTTTTACCTATATAGCCGCTATCGTAACTGTAATTAAAAAATTGAGCCACCCTTATCATATATTTTTGTACGGTTACTTCCGATAGCTTGCTATCGTTTTTACCCAGATGCAGTATCTGCTCTAAATTTTTACCCTTATACTTGTTTTTTTGATTTAGCTTAGTTGGCACTTTAAATAAAATATCGCGAAATTTTAATAAATCATCTCTTGATATAAGAGACACGCTCCTTTCCTCGCCGAAGAATTTAAAGAGCAAATTTTTAACGCTATTTACTAGCTCTAACGTGCTTTTAGACCATTTTTCGTTTTTACTCGTGTTTTGTATGAAGGTATCGAATGCAACGCGCAATATTATATTGTTTTGCGACCAGGTTGGTATTTGGCTAGCAAGCGGGACTATCTTATATTGTTCTACTATATTATTACCTAGAGTTCCCGCGCCGAAAGTTTCTTTGCCTGCGCGTATAGATTGCACGATATTTTGCTTTTTACCAAGCATAATATCTTTTGTCTCTCTTTCATCGGCTTTAGTTTTTACTAGCCCTAGCTGCGTATTTAGTCCGTGTTCTTTTTGGGCAGCTACGACCATAGCGTGAGTAAAAGTATCTATAAGCTCTTTAACCCCTTGCCTATTAAGCGGCAATCCGCCGATTTCGTCAAGAACGCCGATATCGCCTTGAAAGCTTCGTATTTCTTTACTTTCAAATTTACGGCTACTATCTTGCTCGCTTAAAAATTTTAATCTTTTGGCCGTAAGGTTTGCGTTTTTCTCAAGTTTTGCGATTAGATAATTAAGAGAAAGGATATTTTTTTCAAGCAAAGCGTGAGTTGCCGTAGCCCTATCCTCATCATCGATCGGGCCGATATCTTTTTCTAAAATTTCCACGCTAGGCTCTAGAAGTTTGGGTATTTGATTATCTTGCAAGGCTTCTTTAAAATGCCTATTTAGAGCATCGGCAAAGTCGACGTCTATCTTTTTATCGTATAAAGAGTGCTCTTTTATACTTTTATCGACCTTTGCCTGCATGAAGCTATCCACGAGAGAGTCGATTATCTTGCCGTCCAACTTCATGTCCACCGCCTTGGTTATTAGATAAATGTATCTATCATAAATTCTAGCAGATTTTTTAGCTTTTAGTATGGAGTTTGTACTTAGCGTAAAGCAAATTTCTCTTTGAACTCCGAAGATTTTCCTCGTGCTAAGAGGCAGAACGCTTCTATAGTAGTATGTTCCGTTGCGATTTTTAATATGCGTCATAAGGCGGTGTAACGAAAGTGGAACACCTTGCCAATGCCTTAAAGTCAAAAAGACTTAAAATAGCGTAGTATCAGTGCTTTGCAAGGATTTGAAATAACTCCTCATAAGCCGGACACCCCTAGTTCAAGTCTCCCCTGCGACACCAAAAATACCCTATTTATCGGTATTTCAACCGCCTCTTTTGCAGCTTCCCTTTTCTTTGATTTTTTTCTTAAACTATGGAACACTTTTGGCAAAAAGTGGTACAATGCAAGCACTTTACAAAAATAATCCTATAAAATGACTTTAGCCGTAGCATATTTTAATCCTCGTCCCCGCCATTGCCGCCTGACGATAGCCGTTGGCACTAGCGGCCTTCTACTCTCATCCGAGCTCTAACTTCTTGATTTTTATTACTCCCACTATTTTATAGGCTTATCTAGAATATTTAACGAAAACAAGAAAATGTTTTTACTAAACCCTCCACCTAACCAGCAATCTCCTTTTATCTTCGACGTTTAAATTTATAAAATCGATACCAAAAAGTTTTGTTAAATTTTCGCCCTTTAAAATTTGATCGGTTGCGCCGAATTCATATCCCAAGGGACCGTTTAATAGCAAGGTTTTATCCGCCGCCGCAAGCGCATGATCGGGATGATGCGAGGTAAAAATCACGCATGTTTT
Above is a window of Campylobacter showae DNA encoding:
- a CDS encoding relaxase/mobilization nuclease domain-containing protein; the encoded protein is MLVKFLPTYTGGGLGSINYLLNERRKAAGTARVIKGDENLTRAIIKGISFSQKTCFGVLSFEEKHDFLTEEQKLKIIKDFEHALLEDYMLERTNRLWVEHSDKNGRLELNFLIPKIDMPTGKSFNPYLAKFDQHRIDLIKRIINDEYNLSSPDDPAREQTISGNKKNIVHYQNLEELDKKLHELVREGYIKNRDHMIELLNQSGIEVTRSTKKSITVMLPNQKTKNRLKGGIYDANFTDAQGLGELSKSSSRRIREFHNRNPQEELKGNRQKLEELIRKRKKFNRQKFGIPPSRDNIEPEQEQKMDISTHSYDGTDNRNSGGISDALLCTGAANQESEIGYNQGAAGYFRRANEKDGDNGGMDDTASMETFRARSGWKDAVLYIGPSEQGDLRAKRQILHTYENGVEDDDIRRSIVQRKREFDADDQERKERTRIAEEGLDRKIREGVIEFAATSNRVSAVCQEFERRLQRCLIECFAKTKRYVRQLNDTFRRKIKTVGRRIAKFEGKI
- a CDS encoding plasmid mobilization protein, coding for MRVLIAKVKFYMRCKVDMKNKKREITKNIIKKLRLTDAEWSAIEKKLKETGMTFSKFALSSMLSRRIRLPIERELLTELSKQGNNLNQIAARLNSGKSLDRVALRVLADTNAILCQIYEMLGK
- a CDS encoding site-specific integrase → MTHIKNRNGTYYYRSVLPLSTRKIFGVQREICFTLSTNSILKAKKSARIYDRYIYLITKAVDMKLDGKIIDSLVDSFMQAKVDKSIKEHSLYDKKIDVDFADALNRHFKEALQDNQIPKLLEPSVEILEKDIGPIDDEDRATATHALLEKNILSLNYLIAKLEKNANLTAKRLKFLSEQDSSRKFESKEIRSFQGDIGVLDEIGGLPLNRQGVKELIDTFTHAMVVAAQKEHGLNTQLGLVKTKADERETKDIMLGKKQNIVQSIRAGKETFGAGTLGNNIVEQYKIVPLASQIPTWSQNNIILRVAFDTFIQNTSKNEKWSKSTLELVNSVKNLLFKFFGEERSVSLISRDDLLKFRDILFKVPTKLNQKNKYKGKNLEQILHLGKNDSKLSEVTVQKYMIRVAQFFNYSYDSGYIGKSITNNINVKIEIDPTDRKVLPYSKEEAQTIFKIVQDFKNTNRSPSKRINANDLYYITMIAAYSGMRINEITQLRYKDIVKRNGILCFNINREEGKTTKNTNSIRVVPIHSKLLELGLIEFIDTRKNGKTIFGVNNKIFSEIFRNQIQRKRICKDKEKTFYSFRHYFIDYLVQREVETNVIAQIVGHEKQYKILLNTYAKPINPDILKAKIEMVEYDKD